From Candidatus Neomarinimicrobiota bacterium, the proteins below share one genomic window:
- a CDS encoding M28 family peptidase: MIILFCATLGSCQTKVPDFNGDRAFNHLVAQCDFGPRNPGSEGHKKALKYFLDIFTPLADTVFTQAYTETMPKTGQKVGMNNVIARFNPESNNQIMISAHWDTRPWGDRGESIMEKSRPILGANDGASGVAVLLELAKVLKDSPPPVGVNLVLFDAEDYGTSGDSWSYCKGSQYFARNLPIPLPAHAINLDMVGDANLELYIERISYQQNPGLVLELWEKAEELELSGFKKLAYHSIFDDHVPLYEIAGIPAVDIIDFDYPNEKINYHHTHNDIVENCSPQSLWQVGTLMVHHIFDQK, translated from the coding sequence ATGATCATTTTGTTCTGTGCAACTTTAGGTAGTTGTCAGACCAAAGTACCAGACTTCAATGGCGATAGAGCCTTTAATCATTTGGTAGCACAATGTGATTTTGGTCCACGCAATCCCGGTTCAGAAGGCCATAAAAAAGCACTAAAATATTTCCTCGATATATTCACACCTTTGGCTGATACTGTATTTACCCAAGCCTATACAGAAACAATGCCCAAAACGGGACAGAAAGTTGGGATGAATAATGTTATCGCCCGATTTAATCCAGAATCCAATAACCAGATTATGATTTCTGCCCATTGGGATACCCGTCCTTGGGGGGATCGGGGCGAAAGTATTATGGAAAAAAGTAGGCCTATACTAGGGGCCAATGACGGCGCCAGTGGTGTGGCTGTACTATTAGAATTGGCAAAAGTGTTAAAAGATAGTCCACCACCGGTGGGTGTAAATCTTGTATTGTTTGATGCAGAAGATTATGGCACCAGCGGTGATTCATGGTCCTATTGTAAGGGTTCACAATATTTTGCGCGAAACCTCCCGATCCCCTTGCCGGCCCATGCGATTAACTTGGATATGGTAGGCGATGCCAATCTGGAGTTGTATATCGAACGAATTTCATATCAGCAAAATCCAGGACTTGTTTTGGAATTGTGGGAAAAGGCGGAAGAATTGGAATTGAGCGGATTTAAAAAACTGGCTTATCATTCAATCTTTGATGATCATGTACCCCTTTACGAAATTGCGGGAATACCGGCAGTGGATATTATCGATTTTGATTATCCCAATGAAAAAATAAATTATCACCATACACATAATGATATTGTTGAAAATTGCTCTCCACAAAGTTTATGGCAGGTGGGCACCTTAATGGTTCACCATATTTTTGATCAGAAATGA